The genomic interval ACCTCACGCCGCTGCCAACAAAAACATGCTTTACGCCGGGTATTTTCGCAAGCTCTTTCCATAAGCGGAGCGAATAATCATAGCCTAATTTAAGATTTTTGCATTTCTCGGGAATGAGGCATTTCTTGCCGCGGCAGGCGCCTGCCGTTTTCCATGAATGGCACACGGCCATATACATATTTGCTGTCGGTCCGCCGATGTCGGTGATAGTTCCGCGGAAATTTTTGTCCTGCGTGATAGATCTTATTTCCGCGACCAACGACTTACTGCTCCGGCTCTGTACTATCCTGCCCTGATGCAGATATAAAGAACAGAAATTGCAACCGCCCGCACATCCCCTATGAGATATGATTGAATGTCTGACTGTCTCAAATCCCGGCACACCATTTTCCCTATCATATACCGGATGCCAATCCCGCATGTAAGGAAGAGAATATATCTTGTCCATCTCATCGCCGGTAAGGGGAAGCGCTGGAGAATATTGTATGACGAACCTTCCGCCGTGTTTCTGGATGATCGTCTTCCCGCGGACCGGATCGGCTTCAGAATAAATGGCCTTAAAGGTCTCGTTAAATTTATCCTTATCAGCGGCAATATCTTCAAAAGATGGAATTGAAATATAATCCTTAAGGCCATCCGCGGAGTTCCTAACAACTACCGTGCCGCGGATATAATTGAGACTGCTTTTGCCTTCGCCGTTTTTTAAGCGCCATGCTATCTCAAGTATCTGCTTCTCACCCATACCGTAAACAAGTATGTCGGCCTTAGAATCAAAAAGTAAGGAGCGCCTGACCTTGTCTGACCAGTAATCATAGTGCGCCAACCGCCTCATGCTCGCTTCTATGCCGCCGAGTACTATCGGGACATCTTTAAAAGCCTGCTGTAGTTTATTAGCATATATGAGGACCGCCCTCTCAGGCCTCAGTCCGGATTTCCCGCCCGGAGAATAGGAGTCTTTATTGCGCACTTTTTTATTGGCGGTATATTTGGCGAGCATAGAATCAAGATTGCCTGCCGTAACGCCGAAAAATAATTTCGGCCGACCCAGCCGTTTAAAATCTTCAATCTTGTTCGGGTCCGGCTGCGCGATAATCCCAACCTTGAATCCGGCGTCTTCCAGCACCCGCCCTATAACAGCCGCGCCGTAAGAAGGATGATCGACGTACGCGTCGCCGCTAACAAGTATAATATCCAATTCATCCCATCCGCGCTTTTTCAGGTCTTCTTTTGATATCGG from Candidatus Gorgyraea atricola carries:
- a CDS encoding YgiQ family radical SAM protein produces the protein MKNFLPISKEDLKKRGWDELDIILVSGDAYVDHPSYGAAVIGRVLEDAGFKVGIIAQPDPNKIEDFKRLGRPKLFFGVTAGNLDSMLAKYTANKKVRNKDSYSPGGKSGLRPERAVLIYANKLQQAFKDVPIVLGGIEASMRRLAHYDYWSDKVRRSLLFDSKADILVYGMGEKQILEIAWRLKNGEGKSSLNYIRGTVVVRNSADGLKDYISIPSFEDIAADKDKFNETFKAIYSEADPVRGKTIIQKHGGRFVIQYSPALPLTGDEMDKIYSLPYMRDWHPVYDRENGVPGFETVRHSIISHRGCAGGCNFCSLYLHQGRIVQSRSSKSLVAEIRSITQDKNFRGTITDIGGPTANMYMAVCHSWKTAGACRGKKCLIPEKCKNLKLGYDYSLRLWKELAKIPGVKHVFVGSGVRYDLLIDSYSDEYMRELCAHHVSGQLKVAPEHCVDSVLELMNKPSFKAYEKFINKFENINKQLGKKQYLVNYFIVGHPGTHLEDAQELAAYLKKNHIYPEQIQDYIPLPMTISACMYYTKKDPFTGKYVYVASTPSQRMIQRALLQYKNPKNKKYIRKAV